In Lates calcarifer isolate ASB-BC8 unplaced genomic scaffold, TLL_Latcal_v3 _unitig_140_quiver_1245, whole genome shotgun sequence, one genomic interval encodes:
- the LOC108888745 gene encoding peptidyl-prolyl cis-trans isomerase FKBP3, with product MAAEPAREWSDEQLKSDDLPKKDIIKFIQDNAAHSFLNEHKLLGNIKNVAKTAKKEQLIIAYNQLFESKRFKGTDPVEEVTEQVKAVKIEEKPKEVKTEVVDEGPPKYTKSVLKKGDKTNFPKKGDTVSCWYTGTLEDGTVFDTNIPSVARKKKQAKPLSFKVGMGKVIRGWDEALLTMSKGETAQIEIEPEWAYGKKGLPDSKIPPNAKLIFEVELVSVD from the exons ATGGCGGCTGAACCAGCACGGGAGTGGAGCGATGAGCAGCTAAAAAGTGACGATTTGCCCAAAAAAGACATTATAAAGTTCATTCAGGACAATGCAGCCCACTCg TTCCTCAATGAGCACAAGCTGCtgggaaatattaaaaatgttgccaaaacagcaaagaaagagCAACTGATCATTGCCTACAATCAGCTCTTTGAGAGTAAA AGGTTTAAAGGGACAGATCCAGTAGAAGAAGTGACTGAGCAGGTTAAAGCTGTGAAAATTGAAGAAAAGCCCAAAGAAGTCAAGACCGAGGTGGTGGATGAG GGTCCACCCAAGTACACCAAGTCAGTGCTGAAAAAAGGTGACAAGACAAACTTCCCAAAGAAAGGCGACACTGTGAGCTGCTGGTACACTGGCACCTTGGAGGATGGAACTGTGTTTGACACCAACATTCCCTCAG TGGCCAGAAAGAAGAAACAGGCTAAACCACTGAGTTTCAAGGTTGGCATGGGCAAAGTCATCAGAGGA TGGGATGAAGCCCTTCTAACAATGAGCAAGGGTGAAACAGCCCAAATTGAGATCGAACCAGAGTGGGCCTATGGAAAGAAGGGTCTCCCTGATTCCAA AATTCCACCTAATGCAAAACTGATTTTTGAGGTTGAGCTTGTGTCTGTGGATTAA
- the LOC108888746 gene encoding FAU ubiquitin-like and ribosomal protein S30: protein MQLFLRAQNTHTLEVTGQETVGQIKAHVQALEGLLVEDQVLLLAGCPLEDDAPLASCGISEHCTLEVAGRLLGGKVHGSLARAGKVRGQTPKVDKQEKKKKKTGRAKRRIQYNRRFVNVVPTFGKKKGPNANS, encoded by the exons ATGCAGCTCTTCTTACGTGCCCAGAACACTCACACCCTTGAGGTGACCGGACAGGAGACTGTCGGACAGATCAAG GCCCATGTCCAGGCTCTGGAGGGTCTCTTGGTCGAGGATCAGGTGCTGTTGCTTGCTGGGTGCCCACTGGAGGATGATGCCCCTCTGGCATCTTGTGGAATCTCAGAGCACTGCACCCTGGAGGTAGCTGGCAGGCTGCTGGGAG GTAAGGTCCACGGCTCTCTGGCCCGTGCTGGAAAAGTGAGGGGTCAGACACCCAAG GTTGACaagcaggagaaaaagaaaaagaagactgGCCGCGCTAAGCGTCGCATCCAGTACAACAGGCGCTTCGTGAACGTTGTGCCCACCTTCGGAAAGAAGAAGGGACCCAATGCCAACTCCTAA